A region from the Vicia villosa cultivar HV-30 ecotype Madison, WI linkage group LG3, Vvil1.0, whole genome shotgun sequence genome encodes:
- the LOC131659798 gene encoding uncharacterized protein LOC131659798 has protein sequence MSQPRSSPDRLELQTPWKRLTVERILSGSQENDDVMEEWKKQHQRLNRVDDAGKVSVEAARIVENKGDDGDGIEYIMISSDSEREMSPVQEEFEEAYWTREVHDVKKFCSNVMYIPAEIVEKCGLAGMSEITLNDVDNGYPYECNVKKRPKKKKKHICMENGLTMISIKLDQNREPNFIIVGISLGMAPVNGRLLNLIGKHTTMDI, from the exons ATGTCGCAGCCAAGAAG TTCACCCGATAGGTTGGAGTTGCAAACTCCATGGAAGCGGCTCACAGTTGAGAGGATACTGAGTGGGTCACAGGAGAATGATGATGTTATGGAGGAATGGAAGAAACAACATCAAAGATTGAATCGTGTCGACGATGCCGGTAAAGTTTCTGTAGAGGCTGccaggattgttgaaaataaagg GGATGATGGAGATGGAATTGAATACATAATGATATCTTCTGATAGTGAGAG GGAAATGAGTCCTGTACAGGAAGAGTTCGAAGAAGCGTACTGGACACGTGAAGTTCATGATGTAAAGAAGTTTTGCTCAAATGTTATG TATATTCCTGCAGAAATAGTAGAGAAATGTGGGCTTGCTGGAATGTCAGAGATTACCCTCAATGATGTGGACAACGGGTACCCATATGAGTGCAATGTGAAGAAgaggccaaaaaaaaaaaagaaacatattTGTATGGAGAATGGTTTGACTAT GATATCTATCAAACTTGATCAGAATAGGGAACCTAATTTCATTATTGTTGGTATAAGTTTGGGTATGGCTCCTGTAAATGGTAGGCTATTAAATCTAATAGGTAAACACACAACAATGGACATATGA